One window of Triticum dicoccoides isolate Atlit2015 ecotype Zavitan chromosome 5A, WEW_v2.0, whole genome shotgun sequence genomic DNA carries:
- the LOC119303466 gene encoding calcium-dependent protein kinase 11-like, with protein MGNSCVGAGPNGAGRSGFLASVAIWRAKPAEPAPAPDTSPASTSEQKAPEPVTIPPDEHSSSHGGVRSSDPPPPKRAETQRQMSMAPTAKKPVPKVKRVQSAGLQADSVLKRDVNTAKLKDLYTIGKKLGQGQFGTTYLCVEKATGKEYACKSIAKRKLLTDEDVEDVRREIQIMHHLAGHSSVVSIVGAYEDAVAVQLVMELCAGGELFDRIIQRGHYSEKAAAQLTRVIVGVIEACHSLGVMHRDLKPENFLFINNQEDSPLKAIDFGLSIFFTPGQMFTDVVGSPYYVAPEVLLKNYGREVDVWSAGVIIYILLSGVPPFWDESEQGIFEQVLKGELDFTTDPWPSISESAKDLVRKMLNRDPKKRLTAHEALCHPWVCIDGVAPDKPLDSAVLSRLKQFSAMNKLKKMALRVIAESLSEEEIAGLKEMFKMLDSDNSGHITLDELKTGLRRVGATLMDSEIDALMEAADIDNSGTIDYGEFIAATMHMNKVEKEDKLFAAFQYFDKDGSGYITQDELQKACEEFGIGDTRIEDIIGDVDKDNDGKIDYNEFVEMMQKGNNPLGRKGQQSNVNFGLGDALKLR; from the exons ATGGGGAACAGCTGCGTCGGCGCCGGCCCCAACGGCGCCGGCCGCAGCGGCTTCCTCGCCTCCGTCGCCATATGGCGCGCGAAGCCCGCCGAGCCGGCGCCGGCCCCCGACACCTCCCCGGCGTCCACCTCCGAGCAGAAGGCGCCCGAGCCCGTCACCATCCCGCCCGACGAGCACTCCTCCTCGCACGGCGGCGTGCGCTCCTCCGACCCGCCGCCCCCCAAGCGCGCCGAGACGCAGCGGCAGATGTCGATGGCCCCCACGGCGAAGAAGCCCGTGCCCAAGGTCAAGCGCGTCCAGAGCGCCGGCCTCCAGGCCGACTCCGTCCTCAAGCGCGACGTCAACACCGCCAAACTCAAGGACCTCTACACCATCGGCAAGAAGCTGGGGCAGGGCCAGTTCGGCACCACCTACCTCTGCGTCGAGAAGGCCACGGGGAAGGAGTACGCCTGCAAGTCCATCGCCAAGCGGAAGCTGCTCACCGATGAGGACGTCGAGGACGTGCGCCGCGAGATCCAGATCATGCACCACCTGGCCGGCCACAGCAGCGTCGTCTCCATCGTCGGCGCCTACGAGGACGCCGTCGCCGTGCAGCTTGTCATGGAGCTCTGCGCCGGCGGCGAGCTGTTCGACAGAATCATCCAGAGGGGGCACTACTCCGAGAAGGCCGCGGCGCAGCTCACCAGGGTGATCGTCGGCGTCATCGAGGCGTGCCACTCGCTCGGCGTCATGCACAGGGATCTCAAGCCCGAGAATTTCTTGTTCATCAATAATCAGGAGGACTCGCCGCTCAAGGCCATTGATTTCGGGCTCTCCATCTTCTTCACACCAG GTCAGATGTTTACAGATGTAGTTGGAAGTCCATACTATGTTGCACCTGAGGTTCTTCTAAAGAACTATGGGCGTGAAGTTGACGTCTGGAGTGCTGGTGTAATAATCTATATCTTGTTGAGTGGGGTTCCTCCATTCTGGGACG AAAGTGAACAAGGGATATTTGAACAAGTTTTGAAAGGTGAGCTGGACTTTACAACTGATCCCTGGCCTAGTATCTCAGAGAGTGCGAAGGATTTGGTCAGGAAAATGCTTAATCGtgatccaaagaagagattgactgCCCACGAAGCGCTAT GTCACCCTTGGGTTTGTATTGATGGAGTTGCTCCTGATAAACCTCTTGATTCTGCTGTCCTAAGTCGGTTAAAACAATTTTCTGCAATGAATAAACTTAAGAAAATGGCCCTTAGG GTTATTGCCGAGAGTTTGTCTGAAGAAGAGATTGCAGGATTGAaagaaatgtttaaaatgctagaCAGTGATAACAGCGGTCATATCACATTGGATGAGCTAAAAACTGGCTTGCGGCGAGTTGGTGCTACTCTGATGGACTCAGAAATTGATGCTTTAATGGAAGCA GCCGATATAGATAATAGTGGTACCATTGATTATGGGGAGTTCATTGCTGCAActatgcatatgaacaaagttgagaaggaggataagctctTTGCAGCCTTCCAATACTTTGATAAAGACGGCAGTGGTTACATTACTCAAGATGAGCTCCAAAAGGCATGTGAGGAGTTTGGTATTGGAGACACCCGTATTGAAGATATTATCGGAGATGTCGATAAGGACAAT GATGGAAAGATCGACTACAATGAGTTTGTCGAAATGATGCAGAAAGGAAATAATCCACTGGGTAGAAAAGGACAGCAAAGCAATGTGAACTTTGGTCTTGGAGATGCACTGAAGCTTCGGTAA
- the LOC119298115 gene encoding uncharacterized protein LOC119298115 gives MVPTIPYELHPGILEHIPPSPQTIAHASVVCKAWCRIVYAPGFLHRCHARHVVPVVMGFFHNSNTLPRPFVQINDTTSLSFRFPNDGNYSWTFMDCRHGRVLLRNGRWFLVWHPMTGHYRLINAESSRWEEYTEKNSNAALLCVVDDNDGHQVCCQQPTSPFRVALVHNDSQGRVHAGVYSSLTGQWSLPPTPVDLPLLCDIRVEPCVIIFNTMYQPLNDYHVLAYDMDKSTLTVFERPNGGNARLMKVDGGGRLGLASMEDLTLRMWARGAYSGWVLRTSVDLGEAIACLSKVTLPKVDSSFLVMPRVKIIGSTEEGDALFLWTMVGIFILCPKTMEFKKVHEAVKDMEIVYPYTAFPTAASW, from the coding sequence ATGGTCCCCACCATACCGTATGAATTGCACCCTGGGATCCTGGAGCACATCCCGCCAAGTCCGCAGACAATCGCCCACGCCTCCGTCGTTTGCAAAGCATGGTGCCGCATAGTGTATGCTCCTGGTTTCCTCCACCGGTGCCATGCACGCCATGTTGTACCAGTGGTCATGGGCTTCTTCCACAACTCCAATACACTTCCCCGCCCGTTCGTACAGATCAACGACACCACTAGCTTATCCTTTCGTTTTCCTAATGATGGCAATTACTCATGGACGTTTATGGATTGCCGTCACGGCcgtgtcctcctccgtaacggccGTTGGTTCCTCGTGTGGCACCCAATGACTGGCCACTACCGCCTAATCAATGCCGAATCTAGTCGCTGGGAGGAGTACACCGAGAAGAATAGCAATGCTGCGTTGCTCTGTGTGGTTGATGACAACGATGGCCACCAAGTTTGCTGCCAACAACCCACAAGTCCATTTCGTGTGGCCCTTGTCCACAATGATTCTCAGGGTCGTGTTCATGCCGGCGTCTACTCCTCACTTACTGGCCAGTGGAGCCTGCCGCCCACGCCGGTGGATCTCCCGTTGTTGTGTGACATCCGTGTGGAGCCATGTGTCATCATCTTTAACACTATGTACCAACCTCTCAATGACTACCATGTGTTGGCCTACGACATGGACAAGAGCACTCTCACTGTGTTCGAGCGGCCGAATGGAGGAAATGCCCGTCTAATGAAGGTTGATGGTGGTGGACGACTCGGCCTTGCCTCCATGGAGGACCTCACATTGCGTATGTGGGCTCGGGGAGCCTACAGTGGTTGGGTACTACGCACCTCGGTTGATCTGGGGGAGGCCATTGCATGCTTGTCAAAGGTCACATTACCTAAGGTAGACTCTAGCTTCCTGGTGATGCCGCGGGTGAAGATCATCGGGAGCACCGAGGAGGGAGACGCGCTATTTTTGTGGACCATGGTCGGTATATTCATTCTATGTCCTAAAACCATGGAGTTCAAGAAGGTGCATGAGGCCGTTAAGGACATGGAGATTGTGTACCCATATACTGCCTTCCCCACTGCTGCCAGCTGGTAA